In Malus sylvestris chromosome 16, drMalSylv7.2, whole genome shotgun sequence, the following are encoded in one genomic region:
- the LOC126609290 gene encoding uncharacterized protein LOC126609290 yields MKKKYQGTTQVKHAQLQALRKEFKILHMKEEESINDYFARTLVIANKMCIHGKNMEDVAVIEKIPRLMTHKFDYVVCSIEESNDIDNLSIDVLQSSLLVHEQRMTSHVMEEQALKITTHEGTSPGRGRGRRGF; encoded by the coding sequence ATGAAGAAGAAATATCAAGGTACAACACAAGTGAAACATGCTCAACTTCAAGCTCTTCGCAAAGAGTTTAAGATTCTCCAcatgaaggaagaagagtcaATCAATGATTACTTTGCAAGGACATTGGTGATTGCAAATAAGATGTGTATTCATGGCAAAAATATGGAAGATGTTGCAGTCATTGAGAAAATCCCTCGCTTAATGACCCACAAATTTGACTATGTGGTGTGTTCCATTGAAGAATCAAATGACATCGACAATCTTTCGATTGATGTGTTGCAAAGTTCATTGTTGGTTCATGAGCAAAGGATGACTAGTCATGTTATGGAGGAGCAAGCCTTGAAGATCACCACTCATGAAGGAACATCCCCAGGCAGAGGTAGAGGACGCAGGGGCTTTTGA